In the genome of Sphingopyxis sp. YF1, the window CTGCTCGCGCTCGTTATTCATCAGGCTCTGATGCCACCAACTCGCTACGTCCGCAATTAAGAAGCCTATTCCTCGGCTTAAACGGCAAAAAACGGTCGCTTCCTGACCTTCGTCATTCCGGACCTGAGCCAAATCCATCGGACCGACATCGGCCCGAAACGCCAGCCAGGTGGGCGGCGCAATCCGCCGCCACTGTCCAGGCGCGGCTCAGTTACCGGTACATGCCTTCGCGCAGGTTGATGCCATGCTCGAGCCAGGCCTTGAGCGCGCAGAGCATCTGCGACCAGCCCTGGCAGTTGCCGTAGCTCGCACCCAGCGCGCCCTGATTTTCGCGCCAGCCCTCCTCCGAAATCTCGACCAGCGTGCGGCCGTCGTCGAGCGCCTCGAAGCGCATCGTCACGCGCGTGCGGTAATCGGCGTCCTTGAGCTCGCCGCCCTCGACGTTGGGGGCCTCGCCTTCGCTCGCCTGCCATTCGAGCACGATCTTCTCGTCCGCGACCACCTCGATCACCCAGACCGGAAAGGCCCCGGGGAAATCGTGGAAATCCCATGTCACCGTCGCGCCGGTCGCGAGCCGCCCCTCGGCGCCGCCGGTGGTGAAATAGTGCGACAGCTGCGCGGGGTCGGCGACCGCCTCGAACACATCGTGCACCGGCTTGGCGATCCGCGCCGCGACTCGGAATTTCAGTTCCATCGACAATCTCCGCTTGATTCCCTTTTCATTATGTTATATATTTATAACATGTCAATCCACGAAGAATATGACAATATTTTCAAGGCACTGGCATCGCATGTCCGCCGCCAGATCCTCGACAATCTGAAAGACCAGCCGCTGACCACGGGCACGCTGTGCGGCAATTTCGCGCATCTGGACCGCTGCACGGTGATGCAGCATCTGAAGGTGCTGGAGGATGCCGGGCTGGTGATCGCCGAACGCCGCGGGCGCGAGCGGTGGAATCACCTCAACGCGATGCCGATCCAGGATATCCACGACCGCTGGATCGGCCCGCACGCCGCCGCGGCGAGCGCGCGGCTGGCGCGGTTCAAACAGGCGATCGAGGCGGGCTAGGGTCCTGACCCTGACCGCGCTCAGCCCTTGCGATATTCGGCGAGGAAAATGGCATCGGGCGCGGCGCGGCACCGCGCCACGGCGTTGGTCCACGACGTGTCATGCCCCATGAAGCCCGCGGATGGTTTCGAACCCGCCGGGCGCGGCGGTCCCAGCACCTCGGGCACCAGCAGTTGCATCCCGCGCAGATAGGAATAGAGCGGAAACCGGGCCGGTTTTTCGCCACCGTGCACGCTCGTCCACCAGTCATATTCGCGCAGGAAGGTGTCGCAGCGGTAGCTGCGTATCGCGGCGAGATAATTGTCGCCGTCGCCCGCCGCCTGGTTGAATTCGAACTCGAATCGCACCTCGCGGCGCAGCGGGCGCCCTGCGAGATCCCTGGGCGGCGCATAGCGCCACGCCGCCATCGCGGCGAGCGTCGCCGCGTCGAGCAGGTCCGACCGAGTCGATTCCTCGACGTGCGGTTCGACGATGCGACCCGCCGCATCGATCGTCGCGCGGACCACGATCTTGCCATTGTGGCCGAACGCCTTCGCCGCGTCGGGAAATTCGGGGTTGGCGCCTTCGATCCGCCGGAGTCCGCCGACCGGAAGCGGGAATTTCGCCCGGACCGCAACCGGCTTGCCCGCCGCGTCGCGTCCCGGGGAGAGTTTCCATCCCTGCAGCGCCGCGATCGCCGCCCGATCGATGCCCGCGTCGCCCGACGGTTCGATCAGGACGATATCGGACAGCGCGCCGTCGGCACCGACCGTCGCCTCGGCCAGCAGCCGCCCCATCCGCCCGTCGGCCACCGCGGCGGCGACCACCGGGTCGGCGCCCGGCATCTTGCCCGACAGATATTTGGGCGGCGACCGGACGGCGCTCCTGTCGACGATGACCGATACGACCCCCGCCGGCGCCGCCGAAGTCGTGCGCGCGGGTGCCGACGCACCGCCATCGGACTGCGCGACCGATACGGCGGGCGACAGCAGAAGCGTCGCCGCACCCATCGTCGGCCGGAGCGCGCGCTTCACCACCCGGTCGGCTTGCCCTTGTTCTGCTCGTCGAGCCAGGCCTTGAGCGGCGCGAAATACTCGGCCATCGCCTTGCCCGACATCTCGCGCGTCCCGGTGAAGGCTTCGAGCGCGTCGGGCCAGGGCTTCGACATGCCCATTTCGAGCATCGCGTTCAGCTTCGCGCCGACCTCCTTGTTGCCATAGAAGGAACAGCGGTGCAGCGGTCCCGTCCACCCCGCCTGATCGCACGCAGCCTTGTA includes:
- a CDS encoding SRPBCC family protein, producing MELKFRVAARIAKPVHDVFEAVADPAQLSHYFTTGGAEGRLATGATVTWDFHDFPGAFPVWVIEVVADEKIVLEWQASEGEAPNVEGGELKDADYRTRVTMRFEALDDGRTLVEISEEGWRENQGALGASYGNCQGWSQMLCALKAWLEHGINLREGMYR
- a CDS encoding helix-turn-helix domain-containing protein — encoded protein: MSIHEEYDNIFKALASHVRRQILDNLKDQPLTTGTLCGNFAHLDRCTVMQHLKVLEDAGLVIAERRGRERWNHLNAMPIQDIHDRWIGPHAAAASARLARFKQAIEAG
- a CDS encoding TonB family protein — protein: MKRALRPTMGAATLLLSPAVSVAQSDGGASAPARTTSAAPAGVVSVIVDRSAVRSPPKYLSGKMPGADPVVAAAVADGRMGRLLAEATVGADGALSDIVLIEPSGDAGIDRAAIAALQGWKLSPGRDAAGKPVAVRAKFPLPVGGLRRIEGANPEFPDAAKAFGHNGKIVVRATIDAAGRIVEPHVEESTRSDLLDAATLAAMAAWRYAPPRDLAGRPLRREVRFEFEFNQAAGDGDNYLAAIRSYRCDTFLREYDWWTSVHGGEKPARFPLYSYLRGMQLLVPEVLGPPRPAGSKPSAGFMGHDTSWTNAVARCRAAPDAIFLAEYRKG